Part of the Neisseria leonii genome is shown below.
CTGGACCGTTCGCAAACGCCGCGTGCCAAATCGTTCTTCGACAAACTGCGCGACGTGTTCGATTAAACGCGCACCGCCGGAAAAGGCCGTCTGAAAACCGTGTCTCTGCCGTTTTCAGACGGCCTTTTGTGCGATAATAAGCAGGTTGCCCGTGCCGACGGGCTGTTTCGACGGGGAAGACAAATATGGCCAATCCGCTGTACCGGCAGCATCTGATTTCGGTTTCCGATTTAAGCAAAGCGCAGCTGTCGCACCTTCTGCATACGGCTTTGACATTAAAACAGCAGCCGCGCGGCGACCTGCTGGCGGGCAAACTCATCGCCTCGTGCTTTTTCGAGCCGTCCACCCGCACGCGGCTGTCGTTTGAAACGGCGGTGCAGCGTTTGGGCGGCAAAGTGATAGGCTTTGCCGACGGTGCCAATACCAGCGCGAAAAAAGGCGAAACGCTGGCCGATACCGCGCGCATCATTTCCGGTTACACCGACGCGATTATCCAACGCCACCCCAAAGACGGTGCGGCGCGCGTGCTGGCCGAATTTTCCCAGGTACCCGTTATCAATGCGGGCGACGGCACCAACCAGCACCCGAGCCAAACCCTGCTCGATCTGCTGACGATTTACGAAACCCAGGGCACGCTCGACGGACTGAAAATCGCGATGGCAGGCGACTTGAAATACGGCCGTACCGTTCATTCGTTGGCGCAGGCGCTCAAACGCTGGGGTTGTGAATTTGCCTTTATTTCGCCGCCCAGTTTGGCCATGCCCGACTACATCACGGAAGAGTTGGACGAAGCCGGATGCCGTTATCAGACCTTTGCCACGCTCGAAGCGGCGGTGGAATGGGCGGATATCCTGTATATGACCCGTGTGCAGCGCGAACGTTTCGACGAGCAGGAATTCGCCAAAATTCAGGGCAAATTCAATCTGAACGCCGCGATGCTGGCCGGTGCCAAAGCCAATCTGCGCATTCTGCACCCGCTGCCGCGCGTGGACGAAATCCACCCCGATGTCGATGAAACGCCGTATGCCTATTATTTCGAGCAGGCGGCCAACGGCGTGTATGCGCGCATGGCG
Proteins encoded:
- the pyrB gene encoding aspartate carbamoyltransferase — encoded protein: MANPLYRQHLISVSDLSKAQLSHLLHTALTLKQQPRGDLLAGKLIASCFFEPSTRTRLSFETAVQRLGGKVIGFADGANTSAKKGETLADTARIISGYTDAIIQRHPKDGAARVLAEFSQVPVINAGDGTNQHPSQTLLDLLTIYETQGTLDGLKIAMAGDLKYGRTVHSLAQALKRWGCEFAFISPPSLAMPDYITEELDEAGCRYQTFATLEAAVEWADILYMTRVQRERFDEQEFAKIQGKFNLNAAMLAGAKANLRILHPLPRVDEIHPDVDETPYAYYFEQAANGVYARMAILSLILNEEV